caatatatattttaacccACTTTAAACATACATGGAGTTCAATAAAATATCCGTATCTGGTCTAAGTTGGTAGTACTGAAAAGCATCATTTACCAAACATGTAAGAGGCGCCTGTGCTCACACATTTCGTGCTAAAAGGGTCCTGTTACTCTTTAAAAGTCTGAAATAAGATCTAAACATAGTTACACCTTTACCAAAGACCAACGCGACCCCGAGAATCAAACGCCAATGTAAgatcattaaaaatgcaaatagtTTACCATGGTTTATGTGCAGTTTTCTCATCCATGGATATATCTGAGGCTGCGTCGAGTCGGTGACATTTTGAGGAGTTGTCGGTGCGCTCCCGgcagccttctcctcctcgagGGGCGAAGCTTTGGACACACACTCCCGGCCGAGGAGCAGACTTCCTCCGTTGGAGTTCGAGCACGGGGCCGTGAGAGAGTTTTTCCCAGCTCGGTGTTGAGATTGAGTGTCGGTGACCGGGGACGAAGTGGCGACCGCGGAGCACGCCAGCGGGTCAGGTGGCGGTGAAAGAGACGACGTCCCGGTGCTGTTCGCGGACTGAGTGTACCTGACCGGCTCCACCGAGGGGGTTGTCGCCGCTGAGTGACTCGGGGAGTAGCCCTGTGTCCGCTCGCTGCCCACAAAGTGTCCGGTACCGGTCCGCCCGACCGTTAGGTCCATCCCGTTGTAGCCATAGCCATACCTGCTGGAATGCACGGCGGTTGAGTCTCTGTATTGCTCGTTTTCCGTATTATGGTCCCCATAATTATGTAACTGGAAGTCCGCGCCATTGGGATAGC
This genomic interval from Pungitius pungitius chromosome 17, fPunPun2.1, whole genome shotgun sequence contains the following:
- the hoxa5a gene encoding homeobox protein Hox-A5a, producing MSSYFVNSFCGRYPNGADFQLHNYGDHNTENEQYRDSTAVHSSRYGYGYNGMDLTVGRTGTGHFVGSERTQGYSPSHSAATTPSVEPVRYTQSANSTGTSSLSPPPDPLACSAVATSSPVTDTQSQHRAGKNSLTAPCSNSNGGSLLLGRECVSKASPLEEEKAAGSAPTTPQNVTDSTQPQIYPWMRKLHINHDLSGPEGKRARTAYTRYQTLELEKEFHFNRYLTRRRRIEIAHALCLSERQIKIWFQNRRMKWKKDNKLKSMNMAAAGGGGFRP